One part of the Nematostella vectensis chromosome 8, jaNemVect1.1, whole genome shotgun sequence genome encodes these proteins:
- the LOC125570306 gene encoding EGF-containing fibulin-like extracellular matrix protein 1, which translates to MHFPSPLEDYALFNHTLQNITDISVENCQVKCYVNQACRAVNYKKGANLGSCELLSAKAGSFPIDLLKFPGFDYYGPNEICVPNPCPSANMTCVELKGTPRYRCECPQGYTGAACETDIDECSTGSHNCHANATCSNIAGSFTCLCKPGYTGKGTSCTELTSAHLGCYKDTNDRAIDGQVRGVDSFLGCFHYASSRDYSVFAMQYRTQCFTGPLAHVTYSKYGPSSACNNGTGGTWANDVYSIVLVAK; encoded by the exons ATGCATTTTCCTTCTCCCCTAGAGGACTATGCCCTCTTTAACCACACCCTTCAGAATATAACTGACATATCAGTGGAAAACTGTCAAGTAAAGTGCTATGTGAACCAAGCATGTCGTGCTGTGAACTATAAGAAAGGCGCGAATCTCGGGAGCTGTGAACTGCTGTCTGCCAAAGCTGGATCCTTCCCTATAGATCTGCTAAAGTTCCCAGGATTCGACTACTACGGCCCCAAT gagaTATGTGTCCCGAATCCTTGTCCATCTGCCAACATGACCTGCGTTGAGTTAAAGGGGACTCCAAGATACAGATGTGAGTGTCCGCAGGGATACACCGGTGCCGCATGTGAAACAG ATATCGACGAATGCTCTACTGGAAGTCACAACTGTCACGCAAACGCCACTTGCAGCAACATCGCGGGCTCCTTCACATGCCTTTGCAAGCCCGGGTATACCGGCAAAGGAACAAGTTGTACAG AGCTCACTAGCGCGCATCTTGGGTGTTATAAAGACACAAATGACCGTGCCATAGATGGTCAAGTACGCGGGGTTGATTCATTCTTGGGATGCTTTCACTACGCTAGCAGCCGAGATTACAGTGTCTTCGCGATGCAGTACCGTACCCAGTGCTTCACCGGTCCGCTCGCGCACGTGACCTATAGCAAGTACGGCCCTTCATCTGCTTGCAATAATGGCACCGGGGGAACCTGGGCTAATGACGTCTATTCAATAGTCCTGGTCGCAAAGTAA
- the LOC116603120 gene encoding EGF-like repeat and discoidin I-like domain-containing protein 3: protein MTCIELKGNPKYRCECPQGYTGAACETDIDECSSGSNNCHQEATYVNECSSGSINCHRDHASCANTIGSFACTCKPGYTGDGINCADCAMGAMGMESGAISDSAITASSYVDNTFTTLLPSYGCLNHEKAWVSGPKSPGEYLQIDLGRVTTVTKVATQGNPNWPEEGTKSYKIRYSTDLSTWKLYREGGQEKVFPGNTNRNTVVYGVLAQPIVARGIRIIAVTFKWRPALRVEVYECM, encoded by the exons ATGACCTGTATTGAGTTAAAGGGGAATCCGAAATACAGATGTGAGTGTCCACAGGGATACACCGGTGCCGCATGTGAAACAG ATATTGATGAATGCTCTTCTGGAAGCAACAATTGTCACCAGGAAGCTACtt atGTTAATGAATGCTCTTCTGGAAGCATCAATTGTCACCGGGACCACGCTTCTTGTGCAAACACCATTGGCTCCTTCGCATGCACATGTAAACCTGGGTATACAGGAGACGGAATAAACTGCGCAG ATTGCGCTATGGGTGCTATGGGTATGGAATCGGGTGCTATAAGTGACTCGGCAATAACTGCATCGAGCTACGTTGATAACACCTTTACAACTCTGCTGCCTTCATATGGCTGCCTTAATCACGAAAAGGCCTGGGTGTCAGGGCCTAAGAGCCCTGGAGAGTACCTCCAAATCGACCTGGGGCGTGTGACAACAGTCACCAAGGTGGCCACTCAAGGAAACCCGAATTGGCCTGAAGAGGGGACGAAGAGCTACAAGATCAGGTACAGCACCGATCTATCCACCTGGAAACTTTACCGCGAGGGAGGACAAGAAAAG GTCTTTCCCGGAAACACAAACAGGAACACTGTTGTCTACGGAGTGTTGGCACAGCCCATTGTTGCACGTGGTATCCGGATCATCGCGGTTACTTTTAAATGGAGGCCTGCTTTGAGGGTGGAGGTCTACGAATGCATGTGA